In Candidatus Methylomirabilota bacterium, one genomic interval encodes:
- a CDS encoding Fis family transcriptional regulator, with product MSAQHSKILIVDDDPDIREVMRDRLKAMGFEVVEASDGEQALRRLREDSPTITLLDLMMPKKSGLEVLKAIRDEGLETTTIVMTAYGTIEKAVEAMRVGAYDFLTKPFSPGHLEVVIGKALEREGLKRENLLLAGEVRGPGQPIIGHSEKIQNAIEVARRAAASSSTILLLGETGSGKEIFARAIHQWSPRRDKPFVVVNCVALSEELLESELFGHERGAFTGAHQRKCGKLELADGGTAFLDEIGDLKPRLQAKLLRVLQEHEFERVGGTKPIRVDLRFVAATNRRLDKAIREGLFREDLFFRLNVVSVSLPPLRERPEDIVPLTNHFLARYSTNLGKRIKEITPDAWELLTRYHWPGNVRELANFIERAAVLSVHDRITSDDLPLTVLAGTPESPAGDMPRGFHEAVVAYKRQVIREALHRSGGNQSKAATSLGLQRTYLTRLIKELQIREKS from the coding sequence ATGAGCGCCCAGCACAGCAAGATCTTGATCGTGGACGACGACCCCGACATTCGGGAGGTGATGCGTGATCGCCTGAAGGCGATGGGGTTCGAGGTCGTGGAGGCGTCAGACGGTGAGCAAGCGCTGAGGCGACTGCGAGAGGACTCGCCGACGATCACCCTCCTTGATCTCATGATGCCCAAGAAAAGCGGTTTAGAGGTACTGAAGGCAATTCGCGATGAGGGGCTGGAGACGACCACTATCGTCATGACAGCCTATGGCACCATTGAAAAAGCGGTTGAGGCGATGCGCGTCGGCGCCTACGACTTCCTGACCAAGCCGTTCAGTCCCGGACATCTGGAAGTGGTCATTGGGAAGGCGTTAGAACGGGAGGGGCTGAAGCGGGAAAACCTCTTACTGGCCGGTGAAGTCAGGGGACCGGGCCAGCCGATCATCGGACACAGTGAAAAGATTCAGAACGCCATTGAGGTGGCCAGGCGGGCGGCGGCCAGCAGTTCGACGATCCTCCTGCTTGGGGAGACCGGAAGCGGAAAAGAGATATTCGCGAGGGCCATTCACCAATGGAGTCCAAGGCGGGATAAACCTTTTGTGGTCGTCAATTGCGTGGCATTATCTGAGGAGTTGCTGGAAAGCGAGCTGTTCGGACACGAGCGCGGGGCCTTTACGGGCGCCCATCAGCGCAAGTGCGGAAAGTTAGAGTTGGCGGATGGGGGCACCGCATTCCTCGATGAGATCGGCGACTTGAAGCCACGCCTCCAGGCGAAGCTGCTTCGCGTTCTTCAAGAGCACGAGTTTGAGCGGGTCGGCGGGACGAAGCCGATCCGGGTCGATCTTCGTTTCGTAGCCGCCACCAATCGACGCCTGGATAAAGCGATCCGTGAGGGATTGTTCCGAGAGGACCTGTTCTTCCGACTCAATGTTGTCTCCGTCTCGCTTCCACCGCTCCGAGAGCGCCCAGAGGATATTGTTCCCTTGACCAATCACTTCCTGGCCCGATACAGCACCAATCTGGGAAAGCGGATCAAGGAGATTACGCCTGATGCGTGGGAGTTGCTCACACGGTACCATTGGCCCGGCAATGTGCGGGAGTTGGCGAACTTCATCGAGCGGGCCGCTGTCCTGAGTGTCCACGATCGGATCACGTCAGATGACCTCCCGTTGACTGTCCTCGCCGGCACGCCGGAGTCGCCCGCTGGAGACATGCCTCGCGGGTTCCATGAGGCTGTTGTCGCGTACAAGCGACAGGTCATTCGGGAAGCCCTACACCGCTCAGGAGGCAATCAATCGAAGGCCGCGACCTCCCTGGGGCTTCAGCGGACCTACCTCACCCGTCTGATCAAGGAACTACAGATACGCGAGAAGAGCTGA
- a CDS encoding repressor LexA yields MTLTDRQRQILNFIADYKARHGAPPTQREIARHVKIYIRGVQYHLERLERAGHLTRTPKRARAIDLRREQRAALTPLLGRVTAGKPVLSDEHVEVSYPLPREWTGSGKTFLLKVQGDSMREARIFDGDLVLVTAQPQAHPGEIVVAMVEDEVTVKRFQLDGATVILKPENEAFTPIRIENGERVKILGKVIGVFRKL; encoded by the coding sequence ATGACACTCACCGACCGGCAGCGGCAGATCCTGAACTTCATCGCCGACTACAAGGCTCGGCACGGCGCCCCTCCGACGCAGCGCGAGATCGCCCGGCACGTGAAGATCTATATCCGGGGCGTCCAGTATCATCTCGAGCGGCTGGAGCGGGCCGGCCACCTGACGCGTACGCCCAAGCGGGCTCGGGCCATCGACCTGCGCCGGGAGCAACGCGCCGCCCTCACTCCCCTGCTTGGCCGGGTGACGGCCGGCAAACCGGTCCTGTCCGACGAGCATGTCGAGGTGAGCTACCCGCTTCCGCGGGAATGGACCGGCAGCGGCAAGACCTTTCTCTTGAAGGTGCAGGGCGACAGCATGCGCGAGGCCCGCATCTTCGACGGCGATCTCGTGCTCGTGACGGCGCAGCCGCAGGCCCACCCTGGCGAGATCGTGGTGGCGATGGTCGAGGACGAGGTCACAGTCAAGCGCTTCCAGCTTGATGGTGCAACGGTGATCCTCAAGCCGGAGAATGAGGCGTTCACGCCGATCAGGATCGAGAACGGGGAGCGCGTCAAGATTTTGGGAAAGGTCATCGGGGTCTTCCGAAAGCTGTAA
- a CDS encoding DUF962 domain-containing protein, translated as MRSTQIYHTFQEFYPFYLSEHSNRTCRLLHFIGTTIVVALLLTAAITQTWWLVPMALVQAYTLAWIGHFFFEHNKPATFTYPWLSFLGDWRMWWEILTNKIQI; from the coding sequence ATGCGTAGCACACAGATTTACCATACATTTCAAGAGTTTTACCCATTTTATCTCAGCGAACACTCCAACCGCACCTGCCGACTGTTGCACTTCATCGGCACCACGATCGTGGTCGCACTGCTGCTTACCGCCGCGATCACGCAAACGTGGTGGCTGGTTCCAATGGCATTGGTGCAAGCCTACACCTTAGCATGGATCGGCCATTTCTTCTTTGAACACAACAAGCCGGCCACGTTCACATATCCATGGCTCAGCTTCCTCGGCGACTGGCGCATGTGGTGGGAGATCCTCACCAACAAAATTCAGATCTAA
- a CDS encoding recombinase A has protein sequence MYINKSYSSHALSLQQERSAQGVGWSLEQVAGRLVEISGAGATASLTLAFGLVLQAQRQNEPVAWITRDDSLFYPPDAAEGGVDLDALVIVRVSDDRAVARAADQLIRSGAFGLVVLDLGTKPDVPAPLQIRLAGLAHKHQTALLCLTAKGDEVPSLGPLVSLRVTARRERLADDLSACDAQAGRFACGLTVLKDKRRGPTWRHMEVCCGPAGLR, from the coding sequence ATGTATATCAACAAGTCCTATAGCAGTCACGCCCTTTCGCTACAGCAAGAGAGAAGCGCACAAGGGGTAGGATGGAGCCTTGAGCAGGTTGCCGGGCGGCTGGTGGAGATTTCGGGTGCGGGGGCGACGGCTTCGCTCACGCTGGCCTTCGGACTGGTGTTACAGGCGCAGCGGCAGAACGAGCCGGTAGCCTGGATCACGCGTGACGACAGCCTCTTCTATCCACCCGACGCGGCTGAGGGAGGGGTTGATCTTGACGCTTTGGTGATCGTCCGAGTTTCTGATGACAGGGCGGTAGCTCGCGCCGCAGATCAACTTATACGGTCGGGCGCCTTCGGTCTGGTCGTGCTCGATTTAGGCACCAAGCCTGATGTCCCCGCCCCGCTCCAGATTCGCCTGGCAGGTCTGGCGCACAAACATCAGACCGCCCTCCTCTGCCTTACGGCAAAGGGGGATGAGGTCCCGTCGCTGGGCCCGCTCGTCTCGCTCAGGGTTACCGCCAGGAGGGAGCGGCTGGCCGATGACCTGTCTGCGTGCGACGCACAGGCAGGCCGTTTTGCGTGCGGGCTCACCGTCCTCAAGGATAAGCGCCGTGGTCCGACCTGGCGGCACATGGAGGTCTGTTGTGGACCGGCTGGCCTGCGTTAG
- a CDS encoding DNA repair nucleotidyltransferase, with the protein MDRLACVSLPALPLQLLLRRHPEWSTCPIAVVTEDRPHGFIYYVNAAAHKVGVRPGLRYTAGCSLAADLRAGVVPLAEINEAIEAITERLRRFTPEIEPSVDEPGIFWLNGVGLTRLYSSHEAWARLIAADLNGVGFRAAIAVGFTRFGTYAVAMAQDGIVVFNDPDDERDAARQVRLECLELDPDFLDTLVKLGVTTVGALLALPAGGLLTRFGEAAYRLHRMASGDLWTPLRPLKPQESIRQRLVLDDPETDAMRLLFRLKGLLHPLLQALAARGEALTRLMLRLRLDGGEWREGHVCPAAPTLDATQILDLVRLRLEAVTLSAGVIEIELTATGVPVPAEQHRLIMERLKRDPDAANRALARIRATFGDEAVGRVRLADAHLPEASFRWEPLKQGLGIRGQGSGGALTTHNSKLATRERSLVRRIITKPVPLRVPPSEGGVTPPLLYGPYIVSGGWWGRETHRGYYFVETRRGELLWVYYDQNRRCWFLHGTVE; encoded by the coding sequence GTGGACCGGCTGGCCTGCGTTAGTCTCCCTGCTCTCCCCTTGCAGCTTCTGCTCCGTCGCCATCCCGAGTGGTCGACCTGTCCGATTGCCGTCGTTACTGAAGATAGACCACATGGGTTCATCTATTACGTGAATGCGGCGGCGCATAAGGTCGGCGTGCGTCCCGGCCTCCGCTACACCGCCGGCTGTTCGCTGGCGGCCGATCTGCGGGCTGGTGTAGTTCCACTTGCCGAGATCAATGAGGCAATCGAGGCGATCACGGAACGGCTCCGACGATTTACGCCGGAGATCGAGCCGTCCGTCGACGAGCCCGGTATCTTTTGGCTGAACGGAGTTGGGCTTACTCGCCTCTACTCATCACATGAGGCATGGGCACGGCTGATCGCGGCCGATCTGAACGGCGTGGGCTTCCGCGCAGCGATCGCAGTGGGCTTCACACGCTTCGGGACCTATGCCGTGGCCATGGCGCAAGATGGGATCGTGGTATTCAATGATCCTGACGATGAGCGTGACGCGGCGCGACAGGTTCGGCTCGAATGTCTGGAACTTGATCCGGATTTTCTGGATACGCTCGTAAAGCTGGGCGTCACGACTGTAGGCGCACTCCTCGCCCTTCCGGCCGGCGGGTTGCTCACGCGCTTCGGCGAAGCAGCCTATCGCCTCCACCGAATGGCGTCCGGCGATCTCTGGACACCGCTACGACCGCTAAAGCCTCAGGAGTCGATTCGACAGCGGCTTGTCCTCGATGATCCTGAGACCGACGCAATGCGCCTGCTATTCCGCCTCAAAGGGCTGCTCCATCCGCTACTTCAGGCGCTGGCCGCCCGAGGCGAGGCGCTTACCCGGCTCATGCTTCGCCTCCGGCTGGACGGGGGCGAATGGCGCGAGGGGCACGTCTGTCCCGCGGCCCCGACGCTGGATGCGACGCAGATACTCGATCTCGTTCGGTTGCGGCTTGAGGCCGTTACGCTTTCCGCCGGGGTGATCGAGATAGAGCTGACGGCAACTGGTGTTCCGGTGCCAGCCGAACAGCATCGGCTGATTATGGAACGGCTCAAGCGCGATCCGGATGCAGCCAATCGAGCACTGGCCCGCATTCGAGCCACCTTCGGAGATGAGGCGGTAGGACGGGTACGGCTTGCGGACGCCCACCTCCCTGAAGCGAGTTTCAGATGGGAACCGTTAAAACAGGGATTAGGGATTAGGGGTCAGGGGTCAGGGGGAGCACTCACAACTCACAACTCGAAACTCGCAACTAGAGAGCGGAGTCTGGTGCGTCGGATCATTACCAAGCCGGTCCCGTTGCGTGTACCACCTAGTGAGGGCGGGGTGACCCCGCCCCTACTGTACGGACCGTATATCGTCAGCGGCGGGTGGTGGGGACGAGAGACGCATCGCGGCTACTACTTCGTCGAAACCCGTCGCGGCGAACTACTGTGGGTCTACTACGACCAGAATCGCCGCTGCTGGTTTCTTCATGGAACAGTTGAATAA